TTGGGACAACAAAGACTTGGGCATGGAGATGCGTTTGGATCCTTGGAAAGTCCGAGAAATGTTGGTGGGTTACAGTTTTCTTGGTAGCAAGAAAGCCGTTTCTTGTGATTTGTATACATACCTCGCAGGATTTTAGTCTTGGAACAAGTGCTTGAGCAGGTGGAGAGTACAGCTGGTTCGTACTGTATGGGCTTTCGGGTTTTTGTCTAAAAATGggacttttattttaaaattgtgaGCAATGGGTGTAATCTGACAGAATTGATTTTCGGAAAACTCTTGGGAATCCAGCGAATGACATTTTCTGGagctctttctttgttttgcatttttggTTATGATTAATGGATTGAGTTCTTTATGGGTAGGGGCAGAGAATGGCTACAGGAACTGAGTTCTCGCCTCAGATGGCCGTAATGGATGGTGGGTGCTTGAAGGAAACTGGTGTGACTACCATGGAGGGTCAGAATTATAATAATGATGATACATTGGAAAGCATGGCCCAGATTAATACGAGGAAACCCCCGCGAAACCTCTCTGTTATGCGGCATTGCACTAGCTCTGCTTTGTTGGCTGAATCGGTGAGCAAATCCTCTTGTCCTCCAAACTATTTTGTATATTAACTATTTATACAATTTGATAGTCCTTAAGGTCTGCTCATTGATACAAATTGTATGTGGATTTGCAAGAGAGGATGACTTCTAATTCTGTAATGTGCTTTATAGGGAAAGGAAATGTGGATCGTGCTTATGGATATATAGGAAATTGATTCTTGTTGAAATCACCAgagtaatatactaatatgttATGTTTTTAGAAGGATCTGTCTTTTGGCAAGTCAAGGATTTATATGCGCACATTATCTGTATCGTATTAGAAAAATGTTCctcttatcatattttaatcatattcatttcatcattattgatGTGGTATCAAAAGTAGATTAGTGAAAAataacacataattttttaataatttgatgaCAAATATGAGGTGATCAAAGGAAGATGTTTAAAAATaccataaatatcatttctcattgtaTTAAGTTTTAGTCCCTGAAAAGCCAAATAAATCTTAGTGTTAGATTGTGTCTCATTGAAGAAACCAAAAGGGTCTGGGTTAGTGAACATTATCCCGTCCCATTGGCCTGCTTTTCTAATCAATTTTAATCTTCCCTTCTAAGAATCAGCAAAAGATACTTCCTATGTATTGTTTTCTTGCATTTGTTAAGTAAAACATTATATTTTGGATAACTAAGCTTGTTAGAGCAAAGACTCAACACTCCAATGCAAGGTGCATTCTAGATTCAATTATCAGAGATCCTTCTAGAATCAACTAGATTCACTTCTCTGTGAAGTTTATACCATAATGTCCTTTGTTTAACATCAGGTCAAAACCTGTATACATTTTATATCATCCTCAGTTTAATATGCTCTTTGTATCTGTACTTGCATGTGGATTGGCTTAGGTGGAATATAGGTGCGAGGCTTTGAAGAGTTTTGAGTTGTTGTCTTCCTACAATGCTTTCAAAATAGATTTCactgattatttatttatattccttTAATGTAGGAATTAGATATTGGGAATTTAGGCTTGAAGTCACCTTCGGATGAGAAAGCTGGATTTTTACCTATATGTCGCTCAGGAAGCTGTTCTGAGAAGGGGCCAAAACAGTACATGGAGGATGAGTACATCTGTGTAGATAATCTTGATCAACATCTTGGCATTGCAGCAAAATTCTCTTGTCGTGGTGCATTTTATGGGGTGTGTAACTTATTTGAATAGTATGCGTCTATTACTTGGCTGAAACACATTAACACATTCACGAGTGGAGTCTCATAGTAATGCATCCAAAAAGTTCTTAATCGCTTTTGGAACATTGTAATTTAAATGCATGCATCCCAGTTTGCGGATGCAGGCATTCATTTGCCAAGCTGCATGACATTAGCCATCTTATCATGATAGTTTATTAGGCATTCTTTTACTGATAATATGGCAATATGAAGACACACGAGGGGAAATCCCTCCCTCCCTAAGAGGGTTTGAACCCAATAAATACTAGACTCAGTGGTGACTCTTTTTTTAGCTACTTTTAGCACATATTTGTCACTTTCCCAGATGTTGCTCATGTCTAACCTGTTAGGGCCTACACACCAAGGAGCATCTATATAAAATTCCTCAATCACTCTACACTGTAAGTCAATGGCTGATTAAAGTAATGTGTGCGGTATACACAGGTGTTTGATGGACATGGCGGTATAGATGCTGCGTCATTCATCAGAAAGAACATACTTAACTATATTGTTGAAGACCCTCATTTCCCATCTGGAATGAAAAAGGCAGTTAGGAGTGCTTTTGTGAAGGCTGATCATGCATTTGCAGATGCTGCAACTCTTGATAGCTCCTCTGGCACCACGGCTCTGACTGCCCTAATCATGGGAAGGTTAGGATTTGTACTCCAAAACTACGTATCACTGTTGCAAATAAAATTGGTCTTGACAGGTTCAGGTATTGGTTTTTTCATTGAAGTTGACGCAACATAATAAGGTTTAGTGTTCCACCTGAGTGGTGTTTACATTGttgcaaatatttatttaacactAAATACCACAGGACCATGTTAATTGCTAATGCTGGGGATTCTCGAGCGGTGTTGGGCAAGCGAGGAAGAGCAATTGAGCTATCCAAAGACCACAAACCCAACTGCACCTCTGAAAGACTTAGAATTGAGAAATTGGGTGGTGTCATTTATGATGGCTACCTTAATGGTCAATTGTCAGTGGCACGTGCCCTTGGAGACTGGCATATCAAGGGCTCTAAATGTTCAAACTGCCCGTTAAGCTCTGAGCCAGAATTAGAGGACATTGTCTTGACAGAAGAAGACGAGTTTCTGGTATTGGGTTGCGATGGCTTGTGGGATGTGATGAGCAGCCAGTGTGCAGTTACGATGGTGAGGAAGGAACTAATGGTGCATAATGATCCTGAGAAGTGTTCAAGAGCACTTGTCAAGGAGGCACTCCAACGTAACACCTGTGATAACCTGACAGTTATTGTGGTCTGTTTCTCTTCAGATCCACCTCCTAAGATTGAAATTCCTAAATCCCATAAGAGGAGGAGTATATCAGCTGAAGGGCTTGATCTTCTCAAGGGCGTCTTGAATGGTTTATGAACAAGATTTTTCAGAAGACTTTTTTCAAGACAAGAATGGATGTATACTTCTTCTATGGGGCATTTTTCTCACCATGTGTTGCCCCCTCCCAACTGTGGTCCGACATTTGCtggtttctttgaaaaatcGTATTGTGTATTTGAGATACTTGTGGACAGTCTAAGACTCTAAATTCTgtaggtttttatttttcagaatttCTATTACCATTTATAACTTGTTTTATGACTTCGAATTCGGCAAGTTTTGATTAGTAATGGCATGTGTAACTTCAAGAATTGAAGTTTTGCAAAAACctcctttttccattttttgattGGATGGAGCAAAT
This genomic window from Carya illinoinensis cultivar Pawnee chromosome 7, C.illinoinensisPawnee_v1, whole genome shotgun sequence contains:
- the LOC122315233 gene encoding probable protein phosphatase 2C 47; this encodes MATGTEFSPQMAVMDGGCLKETGVTTMEGQNYNNDDTLESMAQINTRKPPRNLSVMRHCTSSALLAESELDIGNLGLKSPSDEKAGFLPICRSGSCSEKGPKQYMEDEYICVDNLDQHLGIAAKFSCRGAFYGVFDGHGGIDAASFIRKNILNYIVEDPHFPSGMKKAVRSAFVKADHAFADAATLDSSSGTTALTALIMGRTMLIANAGDSRAVLGKRGRAIELSKDHKPNCTSERLRIEKLGGVIYDGYLNGQLSVARALGDWHIKGSKCSNCPLSSEPELEDIVLTEEDEFLVLGCDGLWDVMSSQCAVTMVRKELMVHNDPEKCSRALVKEALQRNTCDNLTVIVVCFSSDPPPKIEIPKSHKRRSISAEGLDLLKGVLNGL